From a single Serratia surfactantfaciens genomic region:
- a CDS encoding adenylosuccinate synthase, with product MGKNVVVLGTQWGDEGKGKVVDLLTERAQYVVRYQGGHNAGHTLVINGEKTVLHLIPSGILRENVTSIIGNGVVLAPDALMKEMGELEARGIPVRERLLLSEACPLILPYHVALDNAREKARGAKAIGTTGRGIGPAYEDKVARRGLRVGDLFNKETFAVKLKEIVDYHNFQLVNYYKVEAVDYQATLDYVLSIADILTAMVVDVSELLDGARKRGDLIMFEGAQGTLLDIDHGTYPYVTSSNTTAGGVATGSGIGPRYVDYVLGIVKAYSTRVGAGPFPTELFDETGEYLCKQGNEFGATTGRRRRTGWLDAVAVRRAVQINSLSGFCLTKLDVLDGLKEVKICVGYRMPDGREVDTTPLAAEGWEGIEPIYETMPGWSETTFGVKEHSKLPQAALNYIKRIEEVTGVPVDIISTGPDRSETMILRDPFDA from the coding sequence ATGGGTAAGAACGTCGTCGTACTGGGCACCCAATGGGGTGACGAAGGTAAAGGCAAGGTTGTAGACCTGCTGACTGAACGGGCTCAATATGTTGTGCGCTACCAAGGTGGCCATAACGCTGGCCACACTCTGGTAATCAACGGTGAAAAAACCGTCCTTCATTTAATTCCTTCAGGTATTCTGCGTGAAAACGTCACCAGCATCATCGGCAACGGTGTTGTTCTGGCGCCGGACGCGTTGATGAAAGAAATGGGTGAACTCGAAGCGCGTGGCATCCCGGTACGCGAACGTCTGTTACTGTCTGAAGCTTGCCCGTTGATCCTGCCTTACCACGTTGCGTTGGATAACGCGCGTGAGAAAGCGCGCGGCGCGAAAGCGATCGGCACCACCGGTCGCGGCATCGGCCCGGCTTACGAAGATAAAGTGGCTCGTCGCGGCCTGCGCGTCGGCGACCTGTTCAACAAAGAAACCTTCGCCGTTAAGCTGAAAGAGATCGTCGATTACCACAACTTCCAGCTGGTCAACTACTACAAAGTTGAAGCCGTCGATTATCAGGCGACGCTGGACTATGTGCTGTCTATCGCCGACATCCTGACCGCCATGGTGGTTGACGTTTCCGAACTGCTGGACGGCGCGCGCAAGCGTGGCGATCTGATCATGTTCGAAGGCGCTCAGGGCACCCTGCTGGATATCGACCACGGCACCTATCCGTACGTGACCTCTTCCAACACCACCGCAGGCGGCGTAGCTACCGGTTCCGGCATTGGCCCACGTTATGTGGACTACGTGCTGGGCATCGTGAAAGCTTACTCTACTCGCGTGGGTGCAGGTCCGTTCCCAACCGAACTGTTCGATGAAACCGGCGAGTACCTGTGCAAGCAGGGTAACGAGTTCGGCGCCACCACCGGCCGTCGTCGTCGTACCGGCTGGCTGGATGCCGTAGCGGTGCGTCGTGCGGTGCAGATCAACTCACTGTCCGGCTTCTGCCTGACCAAACTGGACGTCCTGGACGGCCTGAAAGAAGTGAAGATCTGCGTGGGTTACCGCATGCCGGACGGCCGCGAAGTGGACACCACTCCGCTGGCGGCAGAAGGCTGGGAAGGCATTGAGCCTATCTACGAAACCATGCCGGGCTGGAGCGAAACCACCTTTGGCGTGAAAGAGCACAGCAAGCTGCCTCAGGCTGCGCTGAACTACATCAAGCGCATCGAAGAAGTGACCGGCGTACCGGTAGACATCATCTCTACCGGCCCGGATCGCAGCGAAACCATGATCCTGCGCGACCCGTTCGACGCATAA
- the nsrR gene encoding nitric oxide-sensing transcriptional repressor NsrR, translating into MQLTSFTDYGLRALIYMASLPQDKMTSISEVTEVYGVSRNHMVKIINQLSRVGFVTAVRGKHGGIRLGKPAESIRLGDVVRALEPLALVNCSSEFCHITPACRLKQVLQQGVQNFLEELDKHTLADMVEDNPPLYKLLLVE; encoded by the coding sequence GTGCAGTTAACAAGTTTTACTGATTATGGCCTGCGGGCGTTGATCTACATGGCCTCGTTGCCGCAGGACAAGATGACCAGCATCTCGGAAGTGACCGAGGTTTACGGCGTGTCTCGCAACCATATGGTGAAGATCATCAATCAGTTGAGCCGGGTGGGTTTTGTCACGGCGGTGCGCGGCAAGCATGGCGGTATCCGTTTGGGCAAACCGGCCGAGAGCATTCGCCTCGGCGACGTAGTGCGGGCGCTGGAGCCGCTTGCGCTGGTTAACTGCAGCAGCGAGTTTTGCCACATCACCCCTGCCTGCCGACTGAAGCAGGTGCTCCAGCAGGGCGTACAGAATTTCCTTGAAGAGCTGGATAAGCATACGTTGGCCGACATGGTCGAAGACAATCCGCCGCTCTACAAGCTATTGCTTGTCGAATAA